The Amycolatopsis endophytica genome includes the window GCGCTCGCCCGTTCGCTCGCCGCGGCCCCGGCCGTGTTGCTCGCCGACGATCCGACCGGCGGGATCGCGGCCGAGGAGAGCGGCGGTGTGCTGACCGTCCTCGATCGCGCGCGGGCCGAGCTCGGCGTGACCGTGCTGCTGACCACGCAGGACGGTGCCACCGTGCGCCGCGTCTGCGATGGGGTCGGTCTGCTGGATAACGGGCGTCTCGTCGAGCAGGGCACCGTGCTGGAGCTGCTCGCCGACCCGTCGAGCCGGATCGCGCGGAGCCTGCTGCCCGCGATCGACACGCCGCGGTCCCAGTCGGCGGGCTACGACCGGTCCGCCGATGTCGTGCTGATCGGTTTCGCGGCCGTCGGCGCGCTGCTGCCGGAAGCTTCGGCGCGGTTCGACGTCGAGCTGGCCACCATCGGCGGCGGCCTGACCCGGGTCGGCGACACCCCGGTGGCCCGCTTCCGGATCGGCGTGAACGGCACGCAGGCCGACACCGCGCTGGCGTGGATCGCCGACCGCGGCGCGCACGTCGTGCAGCCGAAGGAAGGCCCGAAGAGCGTCGTCGCGGCGTGAGGACGGGGGCGCCCCGCAGGGCGCCCCCTCGTTTCACTTGCGGCGGGCGAGCAAACCGACGGCGATCGCGCCGAGCGCCACGATCCCGGCGGCCCAGCCGTTGGCGACCGCGTAGCCGTGCACGGTCGCGGCGGGCAGGCTCAGGCCCACCACCGAACCGGTCGCGCTCGCGGCGATCGTGTTCAGCGATGCCGTGCCCAGTGACGCGCCCACCTGCTGCGACGTGGTGATGAACGCCGAGGCGACTCCCGCGTCCTTCGGCTCCACCCGCGCGGTCGCGATGTTCATGACCGTCGGCATCGCCAGCCCGGCGCCCGCGCCGAGCACCAGCTCCATGGGCAGGATCAGCGACGCGTACGAGGTGTCCACGGACAGCTGGGTCAGCGTCGCGAGTCCGGCGGCCATCAGCAGGAGCCCGGTCACCAGGAGCGGGCGCGGCCCGGTCCGCGGGATGAGCCGTCGCGTCAGCAGCGTCGAGACCGTCACGTTGGCCAGCATGAACGGCAGGAAGGCGAGACCGGCGCCGAGCGCGCCGAAGCCCATGATCGCCTGCAGCTGGTAGGTGATGAACAGGAACATCCCGAACATGCCGAACGCGGCGACCGCGATCGTCAGGAAGCCGGACGAGCGGGCCCGGTCGGACAGGATCTGCAGCGGCAGCAACGGGTTGCCCACGCGGCTCTGCCGGATGACGAACGTGGCCAGCAGCACGACGGCACCGGCCAGGCAGCCGAGCACGACGGCCGAGCCCCAGCCGCGGGTGGCGGCCTCGGACAGGCCGTAGACCAGGCCGGCGATCCCGGCGCTGCCCAGGATCCCGCTGGTCCAGTCCAGCCGCGTGGAGCGGTGGCCGGGCACGTGCGGCAGGACGAACCAGCCGGCGACGGCCGCGGCGATCGCGATCGGCAGGTTCACGTACAGGCACCAGCGCCAGGACGCGTACTCGGCCAGCGCGCCGCCTGCCAGCAGCCCGAGCGCGCCGCCGGACATCATGATCGCGCTGAAGATCCCGAACGCCTTCGCGCGTTCCTTCGTCTCGGTGAACGTGATGGTCAGCAGCGACAGCGTGGACGGGGCGAGCAGCGCGGCGAAGACCCCCTGGGCCGCGCGGGCGGCGATGAGGAGACCGGGACCGGAGGCCATCCCGCCGAGCGCGGAGGCCGCGGCGAACCCGAGCGCGCCGACGATGAGCGTGTTCTTGCGGCCCAGCCGGTCGGCGAGCCGCCCGCCGAGCAGCAGCAGGCCGCCGAAGGCCAGCGTGTAGGCGCTGATGGTCCACTGGCGGGCGACGTCGGACATGCCGAGGTCGGCCTGCGCGGTGGGCAGCGCGATGTTGACGATCGTGGTGTCGACGATGACCAGCAGCTGGGCGAGCCCGATGACGGCGAGTGCCCACCACCGTCTCTGGTCCGCGGGCGCCGCGACCGGCGCCGAAGTGGTTGTCGTCATGATGGAACCCCCTGGTGGACGACTGGGTTAGACTTGGGATCAACCATTGCTAGTCGGCCGACAAGTAATGGCTGACCGCACGGTAGGCGCATTGCTAGCCGGGCGTCAAGCAAGTTTGAGAGTTCCTCAGGAAGGACGGTCATGGCGGGGCGGCGGACCGACACGCGCGAGCGCATCCAGCGGGTCGCGCTCGACCTGTTCGTCGAGCAGGGCTACGAGAAGACCTCGCTGCGGGAGATCGCGGAGAAGCTCGAGGTCACCAAAGCCGCGCTCTACTACCACTTCCGGACGAAAGAGGACATCGTCCACAGCCTGATCGAGGACATCGGCAGCTCGCTCGACGAGATCGTGGCGTGGGCGGGTGAGCAGGACCGCTCGGTGCGGACCAGGCAGGAGGTCCTGCGGCGGCTCTCCGCGCTGATCCAGGGCCGGTTCGGACCGGTCATGCGGTTCATGCAGGAGAATCAGCCCGCGCTCAAGGAGCTGCACGCCGGGCACGTCCTCGCCCAGCGCATGAAGTCGTTGTTCACGCTGCTGGGGCCCGACGACGCCGATCCGGCGGACCAGCTGCGCGCGCGGCTCGCGCTGGTCGCCCTGATGATCGGCAACAACCCGCAGTTCCTGGACGAGAACCCGGCCGCCGGGTCGTCCGAGGTCGCGTTGCAGGTCGCACTGGAGCTTGCCTCTCCGAGGTCCGGAGCGGGCACGTAGGCTTGACGGGTGCTCGCCGTCGTACCGCCACCCGTCACCGTCAGGGTGCCGTCGAAGATCAATCTGCACCTGTCGGTCGGCGACCTGCGCCCGGACGGGTTCCACGACCTGACCACCGTGTTCCACGCGCTGTCGCTGACCGACGAGGTCACCGTCGCGCTCGCCGAGGAGCCGGGTGTCGAGGTCTACGGCGAGGGTGAGCAGGTGGTTCCGACGGGTCCCGGCAACCTCGCGTGGCGCGCCGTGGAGGCACTGGCAGCGCATGTGGGCAAGGCCGACGGTGCGTCCAACGTCCGGGTGGTCCTCCGCAAGGGGATCCCCGTCGCGGGTGGGATGGCGGGCGGCAGCGCCGACGCGGCGGGCACGCTCGTGGCGCTGTCGTCACTGTGGAAGCTGGAGATCGGGCGGGACGAACTCGCCGAGATCGCCGCGAAGCTGGGTTCGGACGTGCCGTTCGGCCTCTACGGCGGCACCGCGCTCGGCACCGGACGCGGCGAGCAGCTGGTGCCGGTCCTGTCGCGGCACACGTTCCACTGGGTGCTCGCGTTCGACCAGCGCGGACTGTCCACACCGCGTGTCTTCACCGAACTCGACCGGCTTCGCGAGGCGGGTAATCCGCCGCGCGTGGGTTCGCACGCGCCCGTCGTCGAGGCGCTCGCTTCGGGTGACCCGCGTCAGCTGGCCCTGTTGCTCGGTAACGATCTGCAGGCCGCCGCGGTGTCGCTGCGGCCAGGTCTGCGCCGCACGTTGCGCGCCGGGGTGAACGCCGGTGCGCTGGCAGGCACGGTCTCCGGGTCCGGTCCGACGTGCGCGTTCCTGTGCTCCGACGCCGAATCCGCGCTGGAGGTCGCGGCCGAGCTGGCCGGGGCCGGGGTGTGCCGGACGGTGCGGGTCGCGCACGGCCCGGTGCCCGGCGCGCGACCCGTCGGCGGCGACGAACACCGGCCCACTCCTCCGCAGGTGCACGCATGACCAATTTGATCAACCTCGAGGCCGTGTCCAAGTCCTACGGGGTCCGCCCGCTGCTGGACAACGTCTCCCTCGGTGTCGGCGAAGGTGAGCGCATCGGCGTCGTCGGGCTCAACGGTGGCGGCAAGACCACGTTGCTGGAGGTCCTGGCCGGGCTCGCGCCACCGGATTCCGGGCGGGTCAGCCAGGTGCGCGGGCTGCGGCTGGCGGTCGTCACCCAGCGCACGGAACTCGCCGAAGGCAGCACGATCCGCGAAGCCGTGCTCGCCGGTTACGCCGCCGAGCACGAGTGGGCGGCCGACGCGCGGGTCAGGTCCATTGTGGAAGGGCTGGGGATCACCGCGCTGGGGCTGGACAATCCCACCGCGACACTGTCCGGAGGGGAGCGTCGCCGGGTCGCGCTGGCGGCCGCGCTCATCGGCGACCTCGACCTGCTCGTGCTCGACGAGCCGACCAACCACCTCGACGTCGAAGGCGTGCGCTGGCTCGCCGACCACCTGCTGGCGCGGCGGTCCGCGCTCGTCGTCGTCACCCACGACCGGTGGTTCCTGGACACCGTGTGCGGCCGCACCTGGGAGGTCGCGGACGGCAGGGTCGAGCAGTACGAGGGCGGATACGCGGACTGGATCTTCGCGCGCGCCGAGCGAGCCCGCCTCGCGGCCACGATGGAGGAGAAGCGGCGCAACCTCGCGCGCAAGGAGCTGGCCTGGCTCCAGCGCGGCGCGAAGGCCCGCACCTCCAAGCCGCGCTATCGCATCGAGGCGGCCGAGGCGCTGATCTCGGACGTGCCTGAGCCGCGGAACGCGGCCGAGCTGATGAGCTTCGCGCGCCGCCGTCTCGGCAAGACCGTGCTGGAGCTGGAGGACGTCACCCTGTTCGCCGGGGACAAGCCGGTCGTCGAGGGGCTGACCTGGCGGATCGGGCCCGGCGACCGGTTCGGGCTGGTCGGCGTCAACGGTTCGGGCAAGACGACGCTGCTCAAGCTGCTGGCCGGGGAGCGTGAACCGGCTGCGGGCAAGCGGATCGAAGGCAAGACGGTGCGGCTGGCGCACCTGTCGCAGGAGCTCGACGAGCTGCCGGGCCGGTTGCGGGTGCTGGAGGCCGTGGAGGAGGTCTCGGCGCGGGTCGTGCTGGGCAAGCAGGAGCTGTCGGCCTCACAGCTGGCGGAGAAGCTCGGTTTCCCGCCGGCGCGGCAGTGGACGCCGGTCGAGGACCTTTCCGGTGGCGAGCGGCGGCGCCTCCAGCTGGCGCGTCTGCTGATGGCCGAGCCGAACGTGCTGCTGCTCGACGAGCCGACGAACGACCTGGACATCGACACGCTGCAGCAGCTGGAAGACCTGCTGGACTCGTGGCCGGGCACGATGGTCGTGGTCTCGCACGACCGCTACCTGGTGGAACGCGTGACGGACGCGGTGTACGCCCTCTTCGGCGACGGCCGGATCACCCACCTGCCCGGCGGCATCGACGAGTACCTGTCCCGGCGCGCCGCGGTGCGTGTCCCGGCCGCGGCCCCGAAGCCCGCGCAGAAAACGTCGAGCGCGGCGGAGTTCCGCGCGGCGCAGAAGGAGCTGTCCCGCCTGGAGCGTCGGCTGGACCAGCTGCACACCCGCGAAACGAAGCTGCACGAGCAACTCGCCGAGCACGCCACGGACCCGGACAAACTGGTCGAGTTCAACACCGAACTGAAAACGGTCCGCGCCGAGATCGAGGACGTCGAGGCGCGCTGGCTGGAGACCTCCGAGCTGGTCGAGTAGCCCGCTCTCAGGCGCGGGCGTAGTCGCCGAAGGACGCTTCGAGGAGGGCGAACGCCTGCTCGGCCTCTTCGCCGGCCACGGCCGCGATCTCCGGGCCGCCGCGCCCGGCGAGCGTCAGCTCCTGGATACGCGCGAACACCACCCGGTGGACCCCACCGAACACGGCCGCCGCGGCCCGTGGCGTGATGTCCCCGGCCGTGGCGCCCGTCGCCGCCACGAGCGCGGCGGCGAGGTTGTCCTCACGCAGGTCGTGCAGGCTACGCAGGCAGACCGACAACGTCGGGCTGTCGGCGATCATCCGGCTGAATTCCGGCCCGGCGAAGCCGGCCACCGGGTCCTGCCGGGCGATCGCGTCCAGGCAGCCGCTCCGGAGCGCGCCGAGAGCGGACTCACCGGGCCCCCGCGCCACGACCGTACGGGCGAGGCTTTCGACGAACTCCTCCTGGTGGTCGAACGCCAGGTCCTCCTTGCGCGGGAAGTAGTTGGTCACGGTCTTCTTGGCTACGCGCGCCGCTTCCGCGATCTCCGCGATCGTCGTGTGTTCGAAACCCTTCGCCAGGAACAGCCCGGTCGCGCGGTCGGAGATCAACTGCCGCGTCTCGCGCTTCTTGACTTCGCGGAGCCCGGTGACGGTCATGAGCGAATCTTACCCCGGTCCTACTTTTTATCTTGACAAGCATCGTGTAACGAGCATAAGTTTACGTCGATAGTAAATTTACTTCTGTGAGGTGTCGTGCCAGATCACATCCTCTACGCCTACGGGCCGGAGAAGCCGGTCATCGGGAAGTCCTGCGCGATCATCGCCGCGGGCGCGGTCGTCACGGCCGACGTGCCCGCGTACACGATCGTCGGTGGCAACCCGGCCGATATCGCGGCCATTGAGGAGGCGCGAGTATGACTTCCGACGTCACCGCCGAATTCGACCGCCAGGTCGCCAACCTCGTCGACCGCGGTTACCCGGCGCTCGCCGGGCTCGACGAAGAGGGCTTCCGCGCCCTGGTGGGACCGCTGCGGTCCGCGGCGCGGTCCGGTGCGCCGGATCCGGACGCGGGCCGCGTGCCGTTCCTCCTCGTCGTGACCCGCAAGGTCGTGCCGATCGAGGAGACGATGCCGCGCACGACCCTGCACCGCGGGCGCTTGCCCGGGTTCGTCGACCACTCCTTCGAACCGGGGTCGCTGGAGCGGTTCGCCGCCACTGTGGACCTGCCCGCTCCGGACGCCT containing:
- a CDS encoding methionine ABC transporter ATP-binding protein, with product MITVENLTKSYTGAAAPVHALRDVNVEVPAGALFGVVGPAGSGKSTLARCIALQEKPDRGVVRLDGLSTAGLEGRRLREVRRQVAVLDAQPVLHAERTVAGNVAVPLEQLGVEGPQRRSRVGRLLDLAGLTQRAALRPSELTPGQRRRVALARSLAAAPAVLLADDPTGGIAAEESGGVLTVLDRARAELGVTVLLTTQDGATVRRVCDGVGLLDNGRLVEQGTVLELLADPSSRIARSLLPAIDTPRSQSAGYDRSADVVLIGFAAVGALLPEASARFDVELATIGGGLTRVGDTPVARFRIGVNGTQADTALAWIADRGAHVVQPKEGPKSVVAA
- a CDS encoding TetR/AcrR family transcriptional regulator, which produces MTVTGLREVKKRETRQLISDRATGLFLAKGFEHTTIAEIAEAARVAKKTVTNYFPRKEDLAFDHQEEFVESLARTVVARGPGESALGALRSGCLDAIARQDPVAGFAGPEFSRMIADSPTLSVCLRSLHDLREDNLAAALVAATGATAGDITPRAAAAVFGGVHRVVFARIQELTLAGRGGPEIAAVAGEEAEQAFALLEASFGDYARA
- a CDS encoding ABC-F family ATP-binding cassette domain-containing protein, coding for MTNLINLEAVSKSYGVRPLLDNVSLGVGEGERIGVVGLNGGGKTTLLEVLAGLAPPDSGRVSQVRGLRLAVVTQRTELAEGSTIREAVLAGYAAEHEWAADARVRSIVEGLGITALGLDNPTATLSGGERRRVALAAALIGDLDLLVLDEPTNHLDVEGVRWLADHLLARRSALVVVTHDRWFLDTVCGRTWEVADGRVEQYEGGYADWIFARAERARLAATMEEKRRNLARKELAWLQRGAKARTSKPRYRIEAAEALISDVPEPRNAAELMSFARRRLGKTVLELEDVTLFAGDKPVVEGLTWRIGPGDRFGLVGVNGSGKTTLLKLLAGEREPAAGKRIEGKTVRLAHLSQELDELPGRLRVLEAVEEVSARVVLGKQELSASQLAEKLGFPPARQWTPVEDLSGGERRRLQLARLLMAEPNVLLLDEPTNDLDIDTLQQLEDLLDSWPGTMVVVSHDRYLVERVTDAVYALFGDGRITHLPGGIDEYLSRRAAVRVPAAAPKPAQKTSSAAEFRAAQKELSRLERRLDQLHTRETKLHEQLAEHATDPDKLVEFNTELKTVRAEIEDVEARWLETSELVE
- a CDS encoding TetR/AcrR family transcriptional regulator translates to MAGRRTDTRERIQRVALDLFVEQGYEKTSLREIAEKLEVTKAALYYHFRTKEDIVHSLIEDIGSSLDEIVAWAGEQDRSVRTRQEVLRRLSALIQGRFGPVMRFMQENQPALKELHAGHVLAQRMKSLFTLLGPDDADPADQLRARLALVALMIGNNPQFLDENPAAGSSEVALQVALELASPRSGAGT
- a CDS encoding 4-(cytidine 5'-diphospho)-2-C-methyl-D-erythritol kinase codes for the protein MLAVVPPPVTVRVPSKINLHLSVGDLRPDGFHDLTTVFHALSLTDEVTVALAEEPGVEVYGEGEQVVPTGPGNLAWRAVEALAAHVGKADGASNVRVVLRKGIPVAGGMAGGSADAAGTLVALSSLWKLEIGRDELAEIAAKLGSDVPFGLYGGTALGTGRGEQLVPVLSRHTFHWVLAFDQRGLSTPRVFTELDRLREAGNPPRVGSHAPVVEALASGDPRQLALLLGNDLQAAAVSLRPGLRRTLRAGVNAGALAGTVSGSGPTCAFLCSDAESALEVAAELAGAGVCRTVRVAHGPVPGARPVGGDEHRPTPPQVHA
- a CDS encoding DUF5701 family protein, with amino-acid sequence MTSDVTAEFDRQVANLVDRGYPALAGLDEEGFRALVGPLRSAARSGAPDPDAGRVPFLLVVTRKVVPIEETMPRTTLHRGRLPGFVDHSFEPGSLERFAATVDLPAPDAYLLFDVERGEEFCGVVPNDAMETIAGRERTPLTIEEGIALVTHFPEVLVKNKCFSVGGSRCGDRRVPAIWISKRAPKLGWCWQGNPHTWLGVASAGARGA
- a CDS encoding MFS transporter, coding for MTTTTSAPVAAPADQRRWWALAVIGLAQLLVIVDTTIVNIALPTAQADLGMSDVARQWTISAYTLAFGGLLLLGGRLADRLGRKNTLIVGALGFAAASALGGMASGPGLLIAARAAQGVFAALLAPSTLSLLTITFTETKERAKAFGIFSAIMMSGGALGLLAGGALAEYASWRWCLYVNLPIAIAAAVAGWFVLPHVPGHRSTRLDWTSGILGSAGIAGLVYGLSEAATRGWGSAVVLGCLAGAVVLLATFVIRQSRVGNPLLPLQILSDRARSSGFLTIAVAAFGMFGMFLFITYQLQAIMGFGALGAGLAFLPFMLANVTVSTLLTRRLIPRTGPRPLLVTGLLLMAAGLATLTQLSVDTSYASLILPMELVLGAGAGLAMPTVMNIATARVEPKDAGVASAFITTSQQVGASLGTASLNTIAASATGSVVGLSLPAATVHGYAVANGWAAGIVALGAIAVGLLARRK